The Parambassis ranga chromosome 19, fParRan2.1, whole genome shotgun sequence genome contains a region encoding:
- the LOC114452395 gene encoding actin-binding LIM protein 1-like isoform X6, translating into MKEKVLLTQDDHPSPTARKQVIHCSRCGESCKGEVLRVQRSFFHIKCFTCKVCGCDLVQSGFFMKNGDSLCPLDFQRLHGTLCNNCREFVEGEVVSVLGKTYHPACFVCTHCKLPFPAGDCVTFRGKDCLCQRCVEPLSPLPNDTNYSSSCAGCGRDIKNGQALLALGGQWHLGCFKCKTCKKVLVGEYISKDGVPYCERDYQIQFGVKCEACQKFITGKVLEAGDKYYHPSCARCSRCDKMFREGEEMYLQGSTVWHPDCRDNRTEDSYRVSRPKTPCLDFFFPPHKLKHNRSSSESSCSRPGSCTPGSPGRTICAKVDNEIIDYRDLAAIPRVKAIYDIEHPDMISYKSVNDNPSTLDEKGNRQSPAESPGNSSETTEESLEMRTSIPKSSTHGLFGVNSTYSRHSYTPTLSRSPKHFHRPADEGVNIYRRPPIYKQQDPNSSPDQTFSLPGYGHSSLNPPRSVDYMQYHSDRLRDFKFFHDSPLTRMDRGVSMPNLLEPKVYPYEMLAVTNRGRVKLPQDVDRTRLECHLSPDSFFEVFGMGIQEFDRLPLWKRNDMKKKANLF; encoded by the exons ATGAAAGAAAAAG TACTACTTACCCAGGATGACCATCCGTCTCCTACAGCGAGGAAGCAGGTCATCCATTGCAGCAGATGTGGAGAGTCCTGTAAGGGAGAGGTGCTGCGTGTCCAGAGGAGCTTCTTCCACATAAAGTGCTTTACCTGTAAAG TTTGTGGCTGTGACTTAGTCCAGAGCGGCTTCTTCATGAAGAACGGGGACTCCCTGTGCCCGCTGGACTTCCAGAGACTTCACGGCACACTCTGCAACAACTGTAGGGAATTCGTGGAGGGAGAGGTCGTTTCAGTCTTGGGGAAAACATACCACCCCGCCTGCTTTGTGTGCACCCATTGCAA ACTACCCTTTCCTGCGGGAGACTGCGTCACCTTCAGAGGAAAGGACTGCCTCTGTCAGCGCTGTGTTGaacctctgtctcctcttcctaATGACACCAACTATTCCAGTa GTTGCGCTGGCTGTGGAAGAGACATCAAGAATGGCCAGGCTCTGTTAGCTCTGGGTGGCCAGTGGCACCTTGGCTGCTTTAAGTGTAAAACATGCAAGAAAGTGCTGGTTGGAGAATATATCAGCAA GGATGGTGTTCCCTACTGCGAGAGAGACTATCAGATCCAGTTTGGAGTAAAATGTGAAGCATGTCAGAAGTTTATAACAGGAAAAGTTCTCGAG GCTGGAGACAAATATTATCACCCCAGTTGTGCACGATGCAGCCGATGTGACAAGATGTTCAGAGAAGGGGAGGAGATGTATCTGCAAG GATCTACAGTTTGGCACCCGGACTGCAGAGACAACAGAACTGAGGACAGTTACAGG GTCAGCAGGCCAAAAACACCCTGTCTTGatttctttttcccccctcataaACTGAAG cACAATAGGTCATCATCAGAAAGCTCCTGTTCCAGGCCAGGCTCGTGCACTCCCGGGAGCCCTGGTCGAACCATCTGT GCAAAAGTAGATAATGAGATTATTGATTACAGAGACTTAGCAGCAATTCCCAGAGTCAAGGCTATATACGATATAGAGCATCCTGATATGATATCCTATAAGTCTGTGAATGACAACCCTTCTACTTTGGACGAGAAAGGCAACAGACAAAGCCCTGCAGAG TCACCAGGAAACTCATCTGAAACCACAGAg GAGAGTCTTGAAATGAGAACAAGCATACCAAAGTCTTCAactcatggattgtttggggtTAATTCAACATACAGTCGGCATAGCTACACTCCAACCCTGTCCAGAAGCCCCAAACACTTCCATCGACCAG CAGACGAAGGTGTCAACATATACAGAAGGCCTCCGATTTATAAACAGCAAG ATCCAAATTCCTCTCCAGACCAAACATTCTCTCTGCCTGGATATGGTCACAGCAGCCTTAATCCG CCACGATCAGTTGATTATATGCAATACCACAGCGACAGACTCAGAG ATTTCAAG TTCTTCCATGACAGTCCATTAACACGAATGGACAGAGGAGTGTCCATGCCTAATTTGTTGGAACCTAAA GTCTACCCATATGAAATGCTTGCGGTTACTAACAGAGGACGAGTGAAGCTTCCCCAGGATGTTGACAGAACACGacttgag TGTCACCTGTCACCAGATTCATTCTTTGAAGTCTTTGGCATGGGGATTCAAGAATTTGACAGGCTTCCACTTTGGAAACGTAATGACATGAAGAAGAAGGCAAATCTGTTCTAA
- the LOC114452395 gene encoding actin-binding LIM protein 1-like isoform X2 translates to MKEKVLLTQDDHPSPTARKQVIHCSRCGESCKGEVLRVQRSFFHIKCFTCKVCGCDLVQSGFFMKNGDSLCPLDFQRLHGTLCNNCREFVEGEVVSVLGKTYHPACFVCTHCKLPFPAGDCVTFRGKDCLCQRCVEPLSPLPNDTNYSSSCAGCGRDIKNGQALLALGGQWHLGCFKCKTCKKVLVGEYISKDGVPYCERDYQIQFGVKCEACQKFITGKVLEAGDKYYHPSCARCSRCDKMFREGEEMYLQGSTVWHPDCRDNRTEDSYRVSRPKTPCLDFFFPPHKLKHNRSSSESSCSRPGSCTPGSPGRTICAKVDNEIIDYRDLAAIPRVKAIYDIEHPDMISYKSVNDNPSTLDEKGNRQSPAESPGNSSETTEESLEMRTSIPKSSTHGLFGVNSTYSRHSYTPTLSRSPKHFHRPGLMLSSSLSSGTTCPTSPLCHLLVSQTKDEGVNIYRRPPIYKQQDPNSSPDQTFSLPGYGHSSLNPPRSVDYMQYHSDRLRDFKFFHDSPLTRMDRGVSMPNLLEPKVYPYEMLAVTNRGRVKLPQDVDRTRLECHLSPDSFFEVFGMGIQEFDRLPLWKRNDMKKKANLF, encoded by the exons ATGAAAGAAAAAG TACTACTTACCCAGGATGACCATCCGTCTCCTACAGCGAGGAAGCAGGTCATCCATTGCAGCAGATGTGGAGAGTCCTGTAAGGGAGAGGTGCTGCGTGTCCAGAGGAGCTTCTTCCACATAAAGTGCTTTACCTGTAAAG TTTGTGGCTGTGACTTAGTCCAGAGCGGCTTCTTCATGAAGAACGGGGACTCCCTGTGCCCGCTGGACTTCCAGAGACTTCACGGCACACTCTGCAACAACTGTAGGGAATTCGTGGAGGGAGAGGTCGTTTCAGTCTTGGGGAAAACATACCACCCCGCCTGCTTTGTGTGCACCCATTGCAA ACTACCCTTTCCTGCGGGAGACTGCGTCACCTTCAGAGGAAAGGACTGCCTCTGTCAGCGCTGTGTTGaacctctgtctcctcttcctaATGACACCAACTATTCCAGTa GTTGCGCTGGCTGTGGAAGAGACATCAAGAATGGCCAGGCTCTGTTAGCTCTGGGTGGCCAGTGGCACCTTGGCTGCTTTAAGTGTAAAACATGCAAGAAAGTGCTGGTTGGAGAATATATCAGCAA GGATGGTGTTCCCTACTGCGAGAGAGACTATCAGATCCAGTTTGGAGTAAAATGTGAAGCATGTCAGAAGTTTATAACAGGAAAAGTTCTCGAG GCTGGAGACAAATATTATCACCCCAGTTGTGCACGATGCAGCCGATGTGACAAGATGTTCAGAGAAGGGGAGGAGATGTATCTGCAAG GATCTACAGTTTGGCACCCGGACTGCAGAGACAACAGAACTGAGGACAGTTACAGG GTCAGCAGGCCAAAAACACCCTGTCTTGatttctttttcccccctcataaACTGAAG cACAATAGGTCATCATCAGAAAGCTCCTGTTCCAGGCCAGGCTCGTGCACTCCCGGGAGCCCTGGTCGAACCATCTGT GCAAAAGTAGATAATGAGATTATTGATTACAGAGACTTAGCAGCAATTCCCAGAGTCAAGGCTATATACGATATAGAGCATCCTGATATGATATCCTATAAGTCTGTGAATGACAACCCTTCTACTTTGGACGAGAAAGGCAACAGACAAAGCCCTGCAGAG TCACCAGGAAACTCATCTGAAACCACAGAg GAGAGTCTTGAAATGAGAACAAGCATACCAAAGTCTTCAactcatggattgtttggggtTAATTCAACATACAGTCGGCATAGCTACACTCCAACCCTGTCCAGAAGCCCCAAACACTTCCATCGACCAG GGTTGAtgctttcttcctctttatccTCTGGCACCACCTGTCCCACTTCTCCTTTATGTCACCTCTTAGTCTCTCAAACCAAAG ACGAAGGTGTCAACATATACAGAAGGCCTCCGATTTATAAACAGCAAG ATCCAAATTCCTCTCCAGACCAAACATTCTCTCTGCCTGGATATGGTCACAGCAGCCTTAATCCG CCACGATCAGTTGATTATATGCAATACCACAGCGACAGACTCAGAG ATTTCAAG TTCTTCCATGACAGTCCATTAACACGAATGGACAGAGGAGTGTCCATGCCTAATTTGTTGGAACCTAAA GTCTACCCATATGAAATGCTTGCGGTTACTAACAGAGGACGAGTGAAGCTTCCCCAGGATGTTGACAGAACACGacttgag TGTCACCTGTCACCAGATTCATTCTTTGAAGTCTTTGGCATGGGGATTCAAGAATTTGACAGGCTTCCACTTTGGAAACGTAATGACATGAAGAAGAAGGCAAATCTGTTCTAA
- the LOC114452395 gene encoding actin-binding LIM protein 1-like isoform X1 translates to MKEKVLLTQDDHPSPTARKQVIHCSRCGESCKGEVLRVQRSFFHIKCFTCKVCGCDLVQSGFFMKNGDSLCPLDFQRLHGTLCNNCREFVEGEVVSVLGKTYHPACFVCTHCKLPFPAGDCVTFRGKDCLCQRCVEPLSPLPNDTNYSSSCAGCGRDIKNGQALLALGGQWHLGCFKCKTCKKVLVGEYISKDGVPYCERDYQIQFGVKCEACQKFITGKVLEAGDKYYHPSCARCSRCDKMFREGEEMYLQGSTVWHPDCRDNRTEDSYRVSRPKTPCLDFFFPPHKLKHNRSSSESSCSRPGSCTPGSPGRTICAKVDNEIIDYRDLAAIPRVKAIYDIEHPDMISYKSVNDNPSTLDEKGNRQSPAESPGNSSETTEESLEMRTSIPKSSTHGLFGVNSTYSRHSYTPTLSRSPKHFHRPGLMLSSSLSSGTTCPTSPLCHLLVSQTKADEGVNIYRRPPIYKQQDPNSSPDQTFSLPGYGHSSLNPPRSVDYMQYHSDRLRDFKFFHDSPLTRMDRGVSMPNLLEPKVYPYEMLAVTNRGRVKLPQDVDRTRLECHLSPDSFFEVFGMGIQEFDRLPLWKRNDMKKKANLF, encoded by the exons ATGAAAGAAAAAG TACTACTTACCCAGGATGACCATCCGTCTCCTACAGCGAGGAAGCAGGTCATCCATTGCAGCAGATGTGGAGAGTCCTGTAAGGGAGAGGTGCTGCGTGTCCAGAGGAGCTTCTTCCACATAAAGTGCTTTACCTGTAAAG TTTGTGGCTGTGACTTAGTCCAGAGCGGCTTCTTCATGAAGAACGGGGACTCCCTGTGCCCGCTGGACTTCCAGAGACTTCACGGCACACTCTGCAACAACTGTAGGGAATTCGTGGAGGGAGAGGTCGTTTCAGTCTTGGGGAAAACATACCACCCCGCCTGCTTTGTGTGCACCCATTGCAA ACTACCCTTTCCTGCGGGAGACTGCGTCACCTTCAGAGGAAAGGACTGCCTCTGTCAGCGCTGTGTTGaacctctgtctcctcttcctaATGACACCAACTATTCCAGTa GTTGCGCTGGCTGTGGAAGAGACATCAAGAATGGCCAGGCTCTGTTAGCTCTGGGTGGCCAGTGGCACCTTGGCTGCTTTAAGTGTAAAACATGCAAGAAAGTGCTGGTTGGAGAATATATCAGCAA GGATGGTGTTCCCTACTGCGAGAGAGACTATCAGATCCAGTTTGGAGTAAAATGTGAAGCATGTCAGAAGTTTATAACAGGAAAAGTTCTCGAG GCTGGAGACAAATATTATCACCCCAGTTGTGCACGATGCAGCCGATGTGACAAGATGTTCAGAGAAGGGGAGGAGATGTATCTGCAAG GATCTACAGTTTGGCACCCGGACTGCAGAGACAACAGAACTGAGGACAGTTACAGG GTCAGCAGGCCAAAAACACCCTGTCTTGatttctttttcccccctcataaACTGAAG cACAATAGGTCATCATCAGAAAGCTCCTGTTCCAGGCCAGGCTCGTGCACTCCCGGGAGCCCTGGTCGAACCATCTGT GCAAAAGTAGATAATGAGATTATTGATTACAGAGACTTAGCAGCAATTCCCAGAGTCAAGGCTATATACGATATAGAGCATCCTGATATGATATCCTATAAGTCTGTGAATGACAACCCTTCTACTTTGGACGAGAAAGGCAACAGACAAAGCCCTGCAGAG TCACCAGGAAACTCATCTGAAACCACAGAg GAGAGTCTTGAAATGAGAACAAGCATACCAAAGTCTTCAactcatggattgtttggggtTAATTCAACATACAGTCGGCATAGCTACACTCCAACCCTGTCCAGAAGCCCCAAACACTTCCATCGACCAG GGTTGAtgctttcttcctctttatccTCTGGCACCACCTGTCCCACTTCTCCTTTATGTCACCTCTTAGTCTCTCAAACCAAAG CAGACGAAGGTGTCAACATATACAGAAGGCCTCCGATTTATAAACAGCAAG ATCCAAATTCCTCTCCAGACCAAACATTCTCTCTGCCTGGATATGGTCACAGCAGCCTTAATCCG CCACGATCAGTTGATTATATGCAATACCACAGCGACAGACTCAGAG ATTTCAAG TTCTTCCATGACAGTCCATTAACACGAATGGACAGAGGAGTGTCCATGCCTAATTTGTTGGAACCTAAA GTCTACCCATATGAAATGCTTGCGGTTACTAACAGAGGACGAGTGAAGCTTCCCCAGGATGTTGACAGAACACGacttgag TGTCACCTGTCACCAGATTCATTCTTTGAAGTCTTTGGCATGGGGATTCAAGAATTTGACAGGCTTCCACTTTGGAAACGTAATGACATGAAGAAGAAGGCAAATCTGTTCTAA
- the LOC114452395 gene encoding actin-binding LIM protein 1-like isoform X4: MKEKVLLTQDDHPSPTARKQVIHCSRCGESCKGEVLRVQRSFFHIKCFTCKVCGCDLVQSGFFMKNGDSLCPLDFQRLHGTLCNNCREFVEGEVVSVLGKTYHPACFVCTHCKLPFPAGDCVTFRGKDCLCQRCVEPLSPLPNDTNYSSSCAGCGRDIKNGQALLALGGQWHLGCFKCKTCKKVLVGEYISKDGVPYCERDYQIQFGVKCEACQKFITGKVLEAGDKYYHPSCARCSRCDKMFREGEEMYLQGSTVWHPDCRDNRTEDSYRHNRSSSESSCSRPGSCTPGSPGRTICAKVDNEIIDYRDLAAIPRVKAIYDIEHPDMISYKSVNDNPSTLDEKGNRQSPAESPGNSSETTEESLEMRTSIPKSSTHGLFGVNSTYSRHSYTPTLSRSPKHFHRPGLMLSSSLSSGTTCPTSPLCHLLVSQTKDEGVNIYRRPPIYKQQDPNSSPDQTFSLPGYGHSSLNPPRSVDYMQYHSDRLRDFKFFHDSPLTRMDRGVSMPNLLEPKVYPYEMLAVTNRGRVKLPQDVDRTRLECHLSPDSFFEVFGMGIQEFDRLPLWKRNDMKKKANLF; encoded by the exons ATGAAAGAAAAAG TACTACTTACCCAGGATGACCATCCGTCTCCTACAGCGAGGAAGCAGGTCATCCATTGCAGCAGATGTGGAGAGTCCTGTAAGGGAGAGGTGCTGCGTGTCCAGAGGAGCTTCTTCCACATAAAGTGCTTTACCTGTAAAG TTTGTGGCTGTGACTTAGTCCAGAGCGGCTTCTTCATGAAGAACGGGGACTCCCTGTGCCCGCTGGACTTCCAGAGACTTCACGGCACACTCTGCAACAACTGTAGGGAATTCGTGGAGGGAGAGGTCGTTTCAGTCTTGGGGAAAACATACCACCCCGCCTGCTTTGTGTGCACCCATTGCAA ACTACCCTTTCCTGCGGGAGACTGCGTCACCTTCAGAGGAAAGGACTGCCTCTGTCAGCGCTGTGTTGaacctctgtctcctcttcctaATGACACCAACTATTCCAGTa GTTGCGCTGGCTGTGGAAGAGACATCAAGAATGGCCAGGCTCTGTTAGCTCTGGGTGGCCAGTGGCACCTTGGCTGCTTTAAGTGTAAAACATGCAAGAAAGTGCTGGTTGGAGAATATATCAGCAA GGATGGTGTTCCCTACTGCGAGAGAGACTATCAGATCCAGTTTGGAGTAAAATGTGAAGCATGTCAGAAGTTTATAACAGGAAAAGTTCTCGAG GCTGGAGACAAATATTATCACCCCAGTTGTGCACGATGCAGCCGATGTGACAAGATGTTCAGAGAAGGGGAGGAGATGTATCTGCAAG GATCTACAGTTTGGCACCCGGACTGCAGAGACAACAGAACTGAGGACAGTTACAGG cACAATAGGTCATCATCAGAAAGCTCCTGTTCCAGGCCAGGCTCGTGCACTCCCGGGAGCCCTGGTCGAACCATCTGT GCAAAAGTAGATAATGAGATTATTGATTACAGAGACTTAGCAGCAATTCCCAGAGTCAAGGCTATATACGATATAGAGCATCCTGATATGATATCCTATAAGTCTGTGAATGACAACCCTTCTACTTTGGACGAGAAAGGCAACAGACAAAGCCCTGCAGAG TCACCAGGAAACTCATCTGAAACCACAGAg GAGAGTCTTGAAATGAGAACAAGCATACCAAAGTCTTCAactcatggattgtttggggtTAATTCAACATACAGTCGGCATAGCTACACTCCAACCCTGTCCAGAAGCCCCAAACACTTCCATCGACCAG GGTTGAtgctttcttcctctttatccTCTGGCACCACCTGTCCCACTTCTCCTTTATGTCACCTCTTAGTCTCTCAAACCAAAG ACGAAGGTGTCAACATATACAGAAGGCCTCCGATTTATAAACAGCAAG ATCCAAATTCCTCTCCAGACCAAACATTCTCTCTGCCTGGATATGGTCACAGCAGCCTTAATCCG CCACGATCAGTTGATTATATGCAATACCACAGCGACAGACTCAGAG ATTTCAAG TTCTTCCATGACAGTCCATTAACACGAATGGACAGAGGAGTGTCCATGCCTAATTTGTTGGAACCTAAA GTCTACCCATATGAAATGCTTGCGGTTACTAACAGAGGACGAGTGAAGCTTCCCCAGGATGTTGACAGAACACGacttgag TGTCACCTGTCACCAGATTCATTCTTTGAAGTCTTTGGCATGGGGATTCAAGAATTTGACAGGCTTCCACTTTGGAAACGTAATGACATGAAGAAGAAGGCAAATCTGTTCTAA
- the LOC114452395 gene encoding actin-binding LIM protein 1-like isoform X7: MKEKVLLTQDDHPSPTARKQVIHCSRCGESCKGEVLRVQRSFFHIKCFTCKVCGCDLVQSGFFMKNGDSLCPLDFQRLHGTLCNNCREFVEGEVVSVLGKTYHPACFVCTHCKLPFPAGDCVTFRGKDCLCQRCVEPLSPLPNDTNYSSSCAGCGRDIKNGQALLALGGQWHLGCFKCKTCKKVLVGEYISKDGVPYCERDYQIQFGVKCEACQKFITGKVLEAGDKYYHPSCARCSRCDKMFREGEEMYLQGSTVWHPDCRDNRTEDSYRVSRPKTPCLDFFFPPHKLKHNRSSSESSCSRPGSCTPGSPGRTICAKVDNEIIDYRDLAAIPRVKAIYDIEHPDMISYKSVNDNPSTLDEKGNRQSPAESPGNSSETTEESLEMRTSIPKSSTHGLFGVNSTYSRHSYTPTLSRSPKHFHRPDEGVNIYRRPPIYKQQDPNSSPDQTFSLPGYGHSSLNPPRSVDYMQYHSDRLRDFKFFHDSPLTRMDRGVSMPNLLEPKVYPYEMLAVTNRGRVKLPQDVDRTRLECHLSPDSFFEVFGMGIQEFDRLPLWKRNDMKKKANLF, from the exons ATGAAAGAAAAAG TACTACTTACCCAGGATGACCATCCGTCTCCTACAGCGAGGAAGCAGGTCATCCATTGCAGCAGATGTGGAGAGTCCTGTAAGGGAGAGGTGCTGCGTGTCCAGAGGAGCTTCTTCCACATAAAGTGCTTTACCTGTAAAG TTTGTGGCTGTGACTTAGTCCAGAGCGGCTTCTTCATGAAGAACGGGGACTCCCTGTGCCCGCTGGACTTCCAGAGACTTCACGGCACACTCTGCAACAACTGTAGGGAATTCGTGGAGGGAGAGGTCGTTTCAGTCTTGGGGAAAACATACCACCCCGCCTGCTTTGTGTGCACCCATTGCAA ACTACCCTTTCCTGCGGGAGACTGCGTCACCTTCAGAGGAAAGGACTGCCTCTGTCAGCGCTGTGTTGaacctctgtctcctcttcctaATGACACCAACTATTCCAGTa GTTGCGCTGGCTGTGGAAGAGACATCAAGAATGGCCAGGCTCTGTTAGCTCTGGGTGGCCAGTGGCACCTTGGCTGCTTTAAGTGTAAAACATGCAAGAAAGTGCTGGTTGGAGAATATATCAGCAA GGATGGTGTTCCCTACTGCGAGAGAGACTATCAGATCCAGTTTGGAGTAAAATGTGAAGCATGTCAGAAGTTTATAACAGGAAAAGTTCTCGAG GCTGGAGACAAATATTATCACCCCAGTTGTGCACGATGCAGCCGATGTGACAAGATGTTCAGAGAAGGGGAGGAGATGTATCTGCAAG GATCTACAGTTTGGCACCCGGACTGCAGAGACAACAGAACTGAGGACAGTTACAGG GTCAGCAGGCCAAAAACACCCTGTCTTGatttctttttcccccctcataaACTGAAG cACAATAGGTCATCATCAGAAAGCTCCTGTTCCAGGCCAGGCTCGTGCACTCCCGGGAGCCCTGGTCGAACCATCTGT GCAAAAGTAGATAATGAGATTATTGATTACAGAGACTTAGCAGCAATTCCCAGAGTCAAGGCTATATACGATATAGAGCATCCTGATATGATATCCTATAAGTCTGTGAATGACAACCCTTCTACTTTGGACGAGAAAGGCAACAGACAAAGCCCTGCAGAG TCACCAGGAAACTCATCTGAAACCACAGAg GAGAGTCTTGAAATGAGAACAAGCATACCAAAGTCTTCAactcatggattgtttggggtTAATTCAACATACAGTCGGCATAGCTACACTCCAACCCTGTCCAGAAGCCCCAAACACTTCCATCGACCAG ACGAAGGTGTCAACATATACAGAAGGCCTCCGATTTATAAACAGCAAG ATCCAAATTCCTCTCCAGACCAAACATTCTCTCTGCCTGGATATGGTCACAGCAGCCTTAATCCG CCACGATCAGTTGATTATATGCAATACCACAGCGACAGACTCAGAG ATTTCAAG TTCTTCCATGACAGTCCATTAACACGAATGGACAGAGGAGTGTCCATGCCTAATTTGTTGGAACCTAAA GTCTACCCATATGAAATGCTTGCGGTTACTAACAGAGGACGAGTGAAGCTTCCCCAGGATGTTGACAGAACACGacttgag TGTCACCTGTCACCAGATTCATTCTTTGAAGTCTTTGGCATGGGGATTCAAGAATTTGACAGGCTTCCACTTTGGAAACGTAATGACATGAAGAAGAAGGCAAATCTGTTCTAA
- the LOC114452395 gene encoding actin-binding LIM protein 1-like isoform X3, protein MKEKVLLTQDDHPSPTARKQVIHCSRCGESCKGEVLRVQRSFFHIKCFTCKVCGCDLVQSGFFMKNGDSLCPLDFQRLHGTLCNNCREFVEGEVVSVLGKTYHPACFVCTHCKLPFPAGDCVTFRGKDCLCQRCVEPLSPLPNDTNYSSSCAGCGRDIKNGQALLALGGQWHLGCFKCKTCKKVLVGEYISKDGVPYCERDYQIQFGVKCEACQKFITGKVLEAGDKYYHPSCARCSRCDKMFREGEEMYLQGSTVWHPDCRDNRTEDSYRHNRSSSESSCSRPGSCTPGSPGRTICAKVDNEIIDYRDLAAIPRVKAIYDIEHPDMISYKSVNDNPSTLDEKGNRQSPAESPGNSSETTEESLEMRTSIPKSSTHGLFGVNSTYSRHSYTPTLSRSPKHFHRPGLMLSSSLSSGTTCPTSPLCHLLVSQTKADEGVNIYRRPPIYKQQDPNSSPDQTFSLPGYGHSSLNPPRSVDYMQYHSDRLRDFKFFHDSPLTRMDRGVSMPNLLEPKVYPYEMLAVTNRGRVKLPQDVDRTRLECHLSPDSFFEVFGMGIQEFDRLPLWKRNDMKKKANLF, encoded by the exons ATGAAAGAAAAAG TACTACTTACCCAGGATGACCATCCGTCTCCTACAGCGAGGAAGCAGGTCATCCATTGCAGCAGATGTGGAGAGTCCTGTAAGGGAGAGGTGCTGCGTGTCCAGAGGAGCTTCTTCCACATAAAGTGCTTTACCTGTAAAG TTTGTGGCTGTGACTTAGTCCAGAGCGGCTTCTTCATGAAGAACGGGGACTCCCTGTGCCCGCTGGACTTCCAGAGACTTCACGGCACACTCTGCAACAACTGTAGGGAATTCGTGGAGGGAGAGGTCGTTTCAGTCTTGGGGAAAACATACCACCCCGCCTGCTTTGTGTGCACCCATTGCAA ACTACCCTTTCCTGCGGGAGACTGCGTCACCTTCAGAGGAAAGGACTGCCTCTGTCAGCGCTGTGTTGaacctctgtctcctcttcctaATGACACCAACTATTCCAGTa GTTGCGCTGGCTGTGGAAGAGACATCAAGAATGGCCAGGCTCTGTTAGCTCTGGGTGGCCAGTGGCACCTTGGCTGCTTTAAGTGTAAAACATGCAAGAAAGTGCTGGTTGGAGAATATATCAGCAA GGATGGTGTTCCCTACTGCGAGAGAGACTATCAGATCCAGTTTGGAGTAAAATGTGAAGCATGTCAGAAGTTTATAACAGGAAAAGTTCTCGAG GCTGGAGACAAATATTATCACCCCAGTTGTGCACGATGCAGCCGATGTGACAAGATGTTCAGAGAAGGGGAGGAGATGTATCTGCAAG GATCTACAGTTTGGCACCCGGACTGCAGAGACAACAGAACTGAGGACAGTTACAGG cACAATAGGTCATCATCAGAAAGCTCCTGTTCCAGGCCAGGCTCGTGCACTCCCGGGAGCCCTGGTCGAACCATCTGT GCAAAAGTAGATAATGAGATTATTGATTACAGAGACTTAGCAGCAATTCCCAGAGTCAAGGCTATATACGATATAGAGCATCCTGATATGATATCCTATAAGTCTGTGAATGACAACCCTTCTACTTTGGACGAGAAAGGCAACAGACAAAGCCCTGCAGAG TCACCAGGAAACTCATCTGAAACCACAGAg GAGAGTCTTGAAATGAGAACAAGCATACCAAAGTCTTCAactcatggattgtttggggtTAATTCAACATACAGTCGGCATAGCTACACTCCAACCCTGTCCAGAAGCCCCAAACACTTCCATCGACCAG GGTTGAtgctttcttcctctttatccTCTGGCACCACCTGTCCCACTTCTCCTTTATGTCACCTCTTAGTCTCTCAAACCAAAG CAGACGAAGGTGTCAACATATACAGAAGGCCTCCGATTTATAAACAGCAAG ATCCAAATTCCTCTCCAGACCAAACATTCTCTCTGCCTGGATATGGTCACAGCAGCCTTAATCCG CCACGATCAGTTGATTATATGCAATACCACAGCGACAGACTCAGAG ATTTCAAG TTCTTCCATGACAGTCCATTAACACGAATGGACAGAGGAGTGTCCATGCCTAATTTGTTGGAACCTAAA GTCTACCCATATGAAATGCTTGCGGTTACTAACAGAGGACGAGTGAAGCTTCCCCAGGATGTTGACAGAACACGacttgag TGTCACCTGTCACCAGATTCATTCTTTGAAGTCTTTGGCATGGGGATTCAAGAATTTGACAGGCTTCCACTTTGGAAACGTAATGACATGAAGAAGAAGGCAAATCTGTTCTAA